A DNA window from Calliphora vicina chromosome 1, idCalVici1.1, whole genome shotgun sequence contains the following coding sequences:
- the stumps gene encoding uncharacterized protein stumps isoform X4, whose protein sequence is MSNSMTSSTGSYNMDDILIVTAKHSERAILRANFLKNHFDKITKQRGRKPFNFLHIKIEDGPFSDEIAYKYQNTALQIIILCPALLALSHSLLMSQLLSIVRVEKVLGILLDVTEEKVKEIHKSALPNYLRWRRCVIRDNDQAQISNILGIATDILGRALCQRPVCHDSGSGISRSISSCSDGFTILPKKVKIGQNKVVAMLNDPLEKDDVLKIVVEKSGELIEIRNFKCRNPYTVQFAIPESCMEISTMVEIRLEKNHKSLGARPIKCESRLRELEQLLRSEDSPIEFMCHALGIGPTEKEDLDVHLLQCFQKNMPPNFHLLNGPYEQKQNQFLSLRESSPEEYPTLLHFAARWGLNRLCMQLMECPGGDTACGIRNCAGKTPGELADMEGHHKLSRNIMSFSEFHELTTMYHYFKGISGDSKNNHNTSGSGKTTATKVVIEAVKSHPTSPKLKQPKSPKSPKNRQMSEDQQQAEYMEMSSGSDRENSPENKGKCETMAVSNLNYISVETEEENLQGSSADVCKNFDSNKVITTGEITSNELRISEPPYYASKEQNKASKDVTDAPPIYQTDKFSQECSQVLENCTSAAANNDYVMQPSNVPAPAPQPLPKQHAQPLSPTNTDDGNYLFQPSNRPVEEEHLHQSRHSLNRMGSTQRLAHQPTYGTLKRSASDASSSARSNVDDELAEIMHDFKNNVLSIREVEVLVEKWKHRNDVQQSFREKQEQIDQLRKEYERIQDQVRTHLKRDTPFDKFKKLFSRHKSTSNLHHDKSSCADSALDETKSSITTSSSFKSSARPISSLSLQSVSSSSSSGRLSTGSNCSGTSLGDSGTHSDHEERRFGCRLGSPGSLMDNYLVPPPPRPIFTPNSTPGDERHQITFPSPMSSCTRLNTPTSPTGSEHYQMFPSNIPVYTSQNLSSSTSNNYLNTIMEAKQEQEHNYQNGVTLQTIKLNERSNIIYGKLTKATPNCSSFKPKQPTLTVGQPQVAGVETQAEVYQNVGSNLEAAAVKLDESKQQEEKREELEQAAGGDDHNYMNC, encoded by the exons ATGAGCAACAGCATGACCAGCTCTACAGGTTCTTACAACATGGATGATATTTTAATAGTGACAGCCAAACACAGTGAAAGAGCAATTTTAagagcaaattttctaaagaatcaTTTCGACAAAATCACCAAGCAACGTGGACGCAAACCTTTCAA ctttttgcacattaaaatcgaagatggtCCTTTCAGTGATGAGATCGCTTATAAATATCAAAACACTGCCTTGCAAATTATCATTTTATGTCCCGCTCTTTTGGCTTTGTCACACTCTCTTCTGATGTCCCAACTCTTGAGTATAGTGAGAGTTGAAAAGGTTTTGGGCATTTTGCTAGATGTTACCGAGGAAAAGGtcaaagaaattcataaaagtG CTCTTCCGAATTACTTAAGATGGCGCCGTTGTGTTATACGCGACAATGATCAGGCTCAGATTAGTAATATTTTGGGCATCGCCACGGATATTTTGGGTCGTGCTTTGTGTCAACGTCCCGTTTGTCATGATTCTGGTTCGGGTATTTCTCGCAGTATCTCCTCGTGTTCGGATGGTTTTACCATTTTGCCCAAGAAAGTGAAAATCGGCCAGAACAAGGTGGTGGCCATGTTAAATGATCCCTTGGAGAAAGATGACGTTTTAAAGATTGTTGTAGAAAAGTCCGGGGAATTGATAGAGATAAGAAATTTCAAATGTCGCAATCCCTATACTGTGCAGTTTGCTATACCAG AATCCTGCATGGAAATTTCCACCATGGTCGAAATACGCTTGGAAAAGAATCACAAATCTTTGGGTGCCCGGCCCATCAAATGTGAATCACGACTACGCGAATTGGAGCAACTATTGCGCTCCGAAGATTCGCCCATTGAGTTCATGTGTCATGCCTTGGGTATTGGACCCACAGAAAAGGAAGATTTAGATGTGCATTTGCTGCAGTGTTTCCAAAAGAATATGCCACCCAATTTTCATCTGCTCAATGGCCCCTACGAACAGAAACAAAATCAATTCTTAAGCCTCCGAGAGTCCAGCCCCGAAGAGTATCCCACATTGTTGCATTTCGCTGCCAGATGGGGCCTAAATCGTTTGTGCATGCAATTGATGGAGTGTCCGGGAGGCGATACAGCCTGTGGCATACGTAATTGTGCCGGCAAGACACCTGGCGAATTAGCCGACATGGAGGGTCATCACAAGTTGTCGCGCAACATAATGAGTTTTTCAGAATTCCATGAACTCACCACCATGTATCATTATTTCAAGGGTATAAGTGGTGATTCCAAGAATAATCATAATACCAGCGGCAGTGGTAAAACCACAGCCACCAAAGTTGTTATAGAAGCGGTTAAATCACATCCCACCTCACCCAAGCTAAAGCAACCCAAATCTCCAAAATCTCCCAAAAATCGTCAGATGAGTGAGGACCAACAGCAGGCCGAATACATGGAAATGTCCAGCGGTTCGGATCGTGAGAATTCGCCCGAAAACAAAGGCAAATGCGAAACCATGGCCGTGTCCAATTTGAACTACATAAGTGTGGAGACTGAAGAGGAAAATTTACAAGGTTCCTCAGCTGATGTTTGTAAGAATTTCGACAGCAATAAGGTTATAACCACCGGTGAGATTACCAGCAATGAATTGAGAATTAGTGAACCACCCTATTATGCCTCCAAAGAACAAAATAAGGCCAGCAAAGATGTCACAGATGCACCACCCATCTATCAGACGGATAAGTTTAGCCAGGAGTGTTCACAAGTATTGGAGAATTGCACTAGCGCCGCAGCGAATAATGATTATGTTATGCAGCCTTCCAATGTGCCGGCACCTGCTCCACAACCACTGCCCAAGCAACACGCACAACCTTTATCACCCACCAACACCGATGATGGCAATTATTTATTCCAACCCTCCAATCGCCCCGTAGAAGAGGAACATTTACATCAATCAAGACATAGTCTAAATCGCATGGGTTCTACGCAACGCCTGGCCCACCAGCCCACCTATGGCACCTTGAAACGTTCGGCCTCGGATGCTTCTAGCTCGGCCCGATCCAATGTGGACGATGAATTGGCCGAAATTATGCATGATTTCAAAAACAATGTTCTGTCTATACGCGAAGTTGAGGTTTTGGTGGAGAAATGGAAGCATCGCAATGATGTGCAACAGAGTTTCCGAGAGAAACAGGAACAAATCGATCAGTTGAGAAAAGAATATGAGCGTATACAAGATCAGGTTCGAACCCATCTAAAGCGAGATACTCCCTTCGATAAATTCAAGAAATTGTTCTCCAGACATAAATCCACTTCCAATTTACATCATGACAAATCGTCATGTGCGGATAGTGCTCTGGATGAAACCAAATCATCTATAACCACCTCCTCTAGCTTTAAATCATCCGCCAGACCTATTAGCTCTTTGAGTTTACAATCTGTgtcatcatcatcttcttcGGGACGTTTAAGCACGGGTAGCAATTGCAGTGGCACTTCGTTGGGAGACTCTGGCACACATTCTGATCATGAGGAGAGACGTTTTGGCTGTCGTTTGGGTTCACCCGGCTCGTTAATGGACAATTATTTGGTGCCTCCTCCACCTAGACCCATTTTCACACCTAATTCCACTCCTGGCGATGAAAGACATCAAATTACGTTCCCCTCACCCATGTCTTCATGTACAAGACTCAATACTCCCACTAGTCCCACCGGCTCCGAACACTATCAAATGTTCCCCTCTAACATACCCGTATATACCAGTCAAAATTTATCCTCCTCCACCAGCAACAATTATTTGAACACCATTATGGAAGCCAAACAGGAACAGGAGCACAACTATCAAAATGGCGTTACCCTGCAGACAATAAAACTGAACGAAAGATCCAATATAATCTATGGAAAACTTACAAAAGCCACACCCAATTGTTCATCTTTCAAACCCAAGCAGCCAACGTTAACGGTGGGGCAACCACAAGTAGCTGGTGTAGAGACCCAGGCTGAGGTTTATCAAAATGTGGGCAGCAACTTGGAGGCAGCAGCAGTTAAATTGGATGAATCCAAACAGCAAGAGGAGAAAAGAGAAGAACTGGAACAGGCAGCAGGAGGAGATGATCACAACTATATGAATTGTTAG
- the stumps gene encoding uncharacterized protein stumps isoform X3, with product MVLKMDEIELDTFCCDNCGTMSNSMTSSTGSYNMDDILIVTAKHSERAILRANFLKNHFDKITKQRGRKPFNFLHIKIEDGPFSDEIAYKYQNTALQIIILCPALLALSHSLLMSQLLSIVRVEKVLGILLDVTEEKVKEIHKSALPNYLRWRRCVIRDNDQAQISNILGIATDILGRALCQRPVCHDSGSGISRSISSCSDGFTILPKKVKIGQNKVVAMLNDPLEKDDVLKIVVEKSGELIEIRNFKCRNPYTVQFAIPESCMEISTMVEIRLEKNHKSLGARPIKCESRLRELEQLLRSEDSPIEFMCHALGIGPTEKEDLDVHLLQCFQKNMPPNFHLLNGPYEQKQNQFLSLRESSPEEYPTLLHFAARWGLNRLCMQLMECPGGDTACGIRNCAGKTPGELADMEGHHKLSRNIMSFSEFHELTTMYHYFKGISGDSKNNHNTSGSGKTTATKVVIEAVKSHPTSPKLKQPKSPKSPKNRQMSEDQQQAEYMEMSSGSDRENSPENKGKCETMAVSNLNYISVETEEENLQGSSADVCKNFDSNKVITTGEITSNELRISEPPYYASKEQNKASKDVTDAPPIYQTDKFSQECSQVLENCTSAAANNDYVMQPSNVPAPAPQPLPKQHAQPLSPTNTDDGNYLFQPSNRPVEEEHLHQSRHSLNRMGSTQRLAHQPTYGTLKRSASDASSSARSNVDDELAEIMHDFKNNVLSIREVEVLVEKWKHRNDVQQSFREKQEQIDQLRKEYERIQDQVRTHLKRDTPFDKFKKLFSRHKSTSNLHHDKSSCADSALDETKSSITTSSSFKSSARPISSLSLQSVSSSSSSGRLSTGSNCSGTSLGDSGTHSDHEERRFGCRLGSPGSLMDNYLVPPPPRPIFTPNSTPGDERHQITFPSPMSSCTRLNTPTSPTGSEHYQMFPSNIPVYTSQNLSSSTSNNYLNTIMEAKQEQEHNYQNGVTLQTIKLNERSNIIYGKLTKATPNCSSFKPKQPTLTVGQPQVAGVETQAEVYQNVGSNLEAAAVKLDESKQQEEKREELEQAAGGDDHNYMNC from the exons acAACTGTGGCACCATGAGCAACAGCATGACCAGCTCTACAGGTTCTTACAACATGGATGATATTTTAATAGTGACAGCCAAACACAGTGAAAGAGCAATTTTAagagcaaattttctaaagaatcaTTTCGACAAAATCACCAAGCAACGTGGACGCAAACCTTTCAA ctttttgcacattaaaatcgaagatggtCCTTTCAGTGATGAGATCGCTTATAAATATCAAAACACTGCCTTGCAAATTATCATTTTATGTCCCGCTCTTTTGGCTTTGTCACACTCTCTTCTGATGTCCCAACTCTTGAGTATAGTGAGAGTTGAAAAGGTTTTGGGCATTTTGCTAGATGTTACCGAGGAAAAGGtcaaagaaattcataaaagtG CTCTTCCGAATTACTTAAGATGGCGCCGTTGTGTTATACGCGACAATGATCAGGCTCAGATTAGTAATATTTTGGGCATCGCCACGGATATTTTGGGTCGTGCTTTGTGTCAACGTCCCGTTTGTCATGATTCTGGTTCGGGTATTTCTCGCAGTATCTCCTCGTGTTCGGATGGTTTTACCATTTTGCCCAAGAAAGTGAAAATCGGCCAGAACAAGGTGGTGGCCATGTTAAATGATCCCTTGGAGAAAGATGACGTTTTAAAGATTGTTGTAGAAAAGTCCGGGGAATTGATAGAGATAAGAAATTTCAAATGTCGCAATCCCTATACTGTGCAGTTTGCTATACCAG AATCCTGCATGGAAATTTCCACCATGGTCGAAATACGCTTGGAAAAGAATCACAAATCTTTGGGTGCCCGGCCCATCAAATGTGAATCACGACTACGCGAATTGGAGCAACTATTGCGCTCCGAAGATTCGCCCATTGAGTTCATGTGTCATGCCTTGGGTATTGGACCCACAGAAAAGGAAGATTTAGATGTGCATTTGCTGCAGTGTTTCCAAAAGAATATGCCACCCAATTTTCATCTGCTCAATGGCCCCTACGAACAGAAACAAAATCAATTCTTAAGCCTCCGAGAGTCCAGCCCCGAAGAGTATCCCACATTGTTGCATTTCGCTGCCAGATGGGGCCTAAATCGTTTGTGCATGCAATTGATGGAGTGTCCGGGAGGCGATACAGCCTGTGGCATACGTAATTGTGCCGGCAAGACACCTGGCGAATTAGCCGACATGGAGGGTCATCACAAGTTGTCGCGCAACATAATGAGTTTTTCAGAATTCCATGAACTCACCACCATGTATCATTATTTCAAGGGTATAAGTGGTGATTCCAAGAATAATCATAATACCAGCGGCAGTGGTAAAACCACAGCCACCAAAGTTGTTATAGAAGCGGTTAAATCACATCCCACCTCACCCAAGCTAAAGCAACCCAAATCTCCAAAATCTCCCAAAAATCGTCAGATGAGTGAGGACCAACAGCAGGCCGAATACATGGAAATGTCCAGCGGTTCGGATCGTGAGAATTCGCCCGAAAACAAAGGCAAATGCGAAACCATGGCCGTGTCCAATTTGAACTACATAAGTGTGGAGACTGAAGAGGAAAATTTACAAGGTTCCTCAGCTGATGTTTGTAAGAATTTCGACAGCAATAAGGTTATAACCACCGGTGAGATTACCAGCAATGAATTGAGAATTAGTGAACCACCCTATTATGCCTCCAAAGAACAAAATAAGGCCAGCAAAGATGTCACAGATGCACCACCCATCTATCAGACGGATAAGTTTAGCCAGGAGTGTTCACAAGTATTGGAGAATTGCACTAGCGCCGCAGCGAATAATGATTATGTTATGCAGCCTTCCAATGTGCCGGCACCTGCTCCACAACCACTGCCCAAGCAACACGCACAACCTTTATCACCCACCAACACCGATGATGGCAATTATTTATTCCAACCCTCCAATCGCCCCGTAGAAGAGGAACATTTACATCAATCAAGACATAGTCTAAATCGCATGGGTTCTACGCAACGCCTGGCCCACCAGCCCACCTATGGCACCTTGAAACGTTCGGCCTCGGATGCTTCTAGCTCGGCCCGATCCAATGTGGACGATGAATTGGCCGAAATTATGCATGATTTCAAAAACAATGTTCTGTCTATACGCGAAGTTGAGGTTTTGGTGGAGAAATGGAAGCATCGCAATGATGTGCAACAGAGTTTCCGAGAGAAACAGGAACAAATCGATCAGTTGAGAAAAGAATATGAGCGTATACAAGATCAGGTTCGAACCCATCTAAAGCGAGATACTCCCTTCGATAAATTCAAGAAATTGTTCTCCAGACATAAATCCACTTCCAATTTACATCATGACAAATCGTCATGTGCGGATAGTGCTCTGGATGAAACCAAATCATCTATAACCACCTCCTCTAGCTTTAAATCATCCGCCAGACCTATTAGCTCTTTGAGTTTACAATCTGTgtcatcatcatcttcttcGGGACGTTTAAGCACGGGTAGCAATTGCAGTGGCACTTCGTTGGGAGACTCTGGCACACATTCTGATCATGAGGAGAGACGTTTTGGCTGTCGTTTGGGTTCACCCGGCTCGTTAATGGACAATTATTTGGTGCCTCCTCCACCTAGACCCATTTTCACACCTAATTCCACTCCTGGCGATGAAAGACATCAAATTACGTTCCCCTCACCCATGTCTTCATGTACAAGACTCAATACTCCCACTAGTCCCACCGGCTCCGAACACTATCAAATGTTCCCCTCTAACATACCCGTATATACCAGTCAAAATTTATCCTCCTCCACCAGCAACAATTATTTGAACACCATTATGGAAGCCAAACAGGAACAGGAGCACAACTATCAAAATGGCGTTACCCTGCAGACAATAAAACTGAACGAAAGATCCAATATAATCTATGGAAAACTTACAAAAGCCACACCCAATTGTTCATCTTTCAAACCCAAGCAGCCAACGTTAACGGTGGGGCAACCACAAGTAGCTGGTGTAGAGACCCAGGCTGAGGTTTATCAAAATGTGGGCAGCAACTTGGAGGCAGCAGCAGTTAAATTGGATGAATCCAAACAGCAAGAGGAGAAAAGAGAAGAACTGGAACAGGCAGCAGGAGGAGATGATCACAACTATATGAATTGTTAG